The following are from one region of the Granulimonas faecalis genome:
- a CDS encoding ribbon-helix-helix domain-containing protein, with protein sequence MAAQAVKEKNVRVQLRLSPETARLLELGARRDGVSRSEYVERSLYLYDEVSHGREVEAPMALAVASMEASLADWTASMEALQKTALAATDANLSVGRFLAHALGVGAAGFDEAVRAYEQVVGESHG encoded by the coding sequence GTGGCCGCCCAGGCCGTAAAGGAGAAGAACGTCCGCGTGCAGCTGCGGCTGAGCCCCGAGACGGCCCGCCTGTTGGAGCTCGGGGCCAGAAGGGATGGGGTCTCCCGCTCGGAGTACGTCGAGCGGTCCCTCTACCTCTATGACGAGGTCAGCCACGGTCGGGAGGTCGAGGCCCCCATGGCCCTCGCGGTGGCCTCCATGGAGGCCTCGCTGGCCGACTGGACCGCATCCATGGAGGCCCTTCAGAAGACTGCGCTGGCTGCCACCGACGCGAACCTTTCCGTCGGGCGGTTCCTGGCCCACGCCCTAGGCGTGGGCGCTGCCGGATTCGACGAGGCCGTGCGGGCCTACGAGCAGGTGGTGGGGGAGAGCCATGGCTGA